In the genome of Brachypodium distachyon strain Bd21 chromosome 3, Brachypodium_distachyon_v3.0, whole genome shotgun sequence, the window TCCAAGTGATCTAGGTACCACTTATCTGCGTTGCTTACAATGCATCTCAGACCAGCAGAAACCGCTTTCTCTGCAACTCCACGTCCAAGCCTGTTTATATATGAGAACATAAATACCAGTTGTTAATTTCCAATACACAAACAATGGTTGTAATTCTTAATTGGGAGGAGAAACTACTTGACGCTGTATCTGTTCATGTAACCCTGATACATTTTATTTGAATATTTGCAGTCCAATTACTTTGAAAATCTTTTATGCTTAAAATATGAAATGTTTCTCTATTTGATTACATGATGGACAGTTATCAATAGAAACACTACTGTCAGTTGTTTTGTTATGAACGGTGTACATTCACGCATCTAGCAATCTATACATGTTGTGAGTTCGTATGTGAATACTATATTAGGTATTTCTGGCAAGGTCTAAACTGTTTGTTGTGATAGACTTGGCCACAGAATTTGTGTGCATCACTTATATTATTTTCTAACAAGGATCCtggtaaaaaataataatattgcAAGCCACCAGGCAGTTAGGAGATACCAGTTATGCACCACAGTTTTGCGGTCCAACTTGTCTCCAAAGTTGTTAAATGTTTCTTCCCTACAAGCATAAAAGTGTGTGTCAACGGCTAGTAAACAGATCTGAATTTGCACAAACTAGTTATACCAGTCACCCTACCAGTTAATAATGTCGTAGCCATGCGAAATTGCTATCTTTTGAGCTCTTACTACAAAATATCTATAGGCATCAGACTCGTTCATACCATGTTGAACCAACCTGCACACCAGGAATAGGACTTCCAAATGGATTAGCTGACAGATAAAAAGTGGCAACACGTATTGATGGAAACTATTACCAAGGGTTATCAAAAACACAAATGAATTAACACATTTTAGTGCTTACCATGATTTAATGTGTGGTGTTGTAGCCCAGCAACCTGAAATCCATTGTAAAGAATGAATAAGCTATTAACACATATAGATTCGCAGGGGTACTGTGTACAGACTTCTGCAAACTTACTTGTATCGACTTCGTCACCTCCCAAATGGACAAACTTGAACTTAAAAACCTTGCTAAAATCTGCATggacaagaaaaataatattaaCATCTAcattatattatttttcttctctgcCAATGGTTGTACTTAAACTTGAACTTAAAAACATACAAGAAAAGATTATATTAACACTTATTACTCtgtcgcaaaaaaaaaccctattACTTTCTTCTCTGCCAATGTCTGTACTTTCTATTCAGGCAATTCAACCATCTTTTGTTGATCTTGCCATATTTAATACAAActgcgatttttttttggcgacAAAGGTTTATTCTAGTTGGATTTTGTTAAACTGATGAATGCTGAATTGTATGGTGCGAGTCTACCATGATTTCTGTTTATAGTTACTGCATTACCTGACAGAATTCCATCGATCACTTTGAAAGTAAAGTCATTGCTAACATCAAGTGGTTGTTGGCAGCTAGCTGATGGCCACAATGACGGATACCCAACACCCCTGAAGCAATAAAAATACACCAAATATTACACATTGTAGGTTTGGTTCTTTTGTATATTGCATTACTGAGCTAATTTCTACTATCTTGATTCAAATAATATAGTCTGAATATGCAGAGCAAGAACAAATGAGATCATTTTTGCATCATTAAAACTTGTAGTCCATGGAGAATAATCTAGAGACGGACAATTCTGATTGGACAAATGCACAGAACTAAATGTCTTACCATGAGCGAGCATGCCCAGGGATATCAATCTCAGCCAAGACGTTCACACCTCGTTTTTCAGCATATCTGTAAATTGTTGATAAACCATCTTACGAGGTAAGTCTACAAGCATAGATGAATTATATCTACTCGTGAGCACATCAATGTCAGGGGAAGATGGTTGGAACTTCGAAAACTATTGCTTAATTTGCGAGGCCCTAAGTGGAAGCCATTTTGCATAGTTTTGCTAACCTTCTCTTAGCTCTTGGAAGTCTAGGTAATAACTGATGGGAAATAGATCCAATATGACGATAAGAGAAACTTACTGTACAATGTCAAGTGCATCACTGATTGTATATTTCTCTGAATAGGAGTATGCACCATTTGATAGTTCTGGGTATGAATGTATTTCAATAGGAAATGATTGCTCATCCACGATATGCCAATGAAGCACATTCTGCATGGTGAAAGAGTAAACATAACAtaagatgcaaataaaactaAATTAAGGGGGAatgtatcaggtgaaaacctctATTCAGTGAAAACCTGAAAACTTTCAACCCTAACCGCTAAATCTTAGATAAATGGATGAGATGAAaggtaataaaaaaaacatctgaAAGTTTTCATCTCATCCGTTTATTTGAGATCTAATGGATTGAACtgaaagttttcaagttttcattGAATAaaggttttcacctgatacatCGCGAACTTAAGGAGCATACATATAAGAGACCAATGAAAAACAGAACTTGTTTGAGGGTGAAAGGTCAAACGTACCAACTTACTGTAGGTCATTGAATCAATTACACTTTTGATTACTGGGACAGGAAGATAATGCCTTGCAGTATCTGCAGCATACAGTGCACAATTTAATATCAAGAACTTTCATCAAATAGTGCAAAGATGATAAGTAACTGTGCCTGTATGCGTTCCCAATCTTTACATGAGACTTAAGGTTATGAAGCATATCAAACTCAAACATAGGAAGTGTAAACTGTAAAGCATGTGTAACCAATCTCAGTATTGCTTGTAACGATGGTTGTCAATAAAATGAAATATAGACTGACAATTGTTCAGAAATGGAAATAGATGAGCAGAAATGATATGTAATTCATAGTTATGTGTAATATCAAGAGGTGAAAATCAAGACTTATGATATAGCTGGTTATTATTGTGTGGTGTTTGTCTAATTTTACTATGTACTAATCTTTCACAGTTGGCCTTATTATACTGTTTATGCCGTAGCAATTTGGTGGCCATTCTATATAAGTGACCTGTCATAATGCCATGCATGTTTTAGCCTTACTTATTTCTCAGGGACAATATGTGGGTAATTTATATAAGAACAGAGAAACAATTTTGAACTAATGGAAGTGGAGCTAGATTGACAATATAGGTACTTTGTATAAGAACTTCGAGGAACCCATTCGTGAGCTTTATTACTCTGAATAGTGACGACAATTACGGTTATAAATGAAGAGAAAATTCAGACTGTATCTTACCAATAAGAAGCCCTCGATAAGGAAATCTTGGCATGTCCATGATAGTCCAAGGAGCCGAATCAAGTCGAGTTATgctcaaaacaaaatcaaagtAACACAATTGGCTAATTGTCTGCAACAATACAAACTTACTGTCACGTTGTCTGGAAATATTATTGTCGCTGAACTTTATCTATGGTCCTGCATAATATCACTTGAAGTGGATAAATCATGTGAAGTTACCTCCAAAGCATGAAGCGCCCCAAAAACTGTTTGTGCCTGCAAAATGTAGTGAAGTGAAATCAACTGTGTGTCACAATGTGTACAACGGATAAGGTTGCCTACACCGTGCGACAAGGGTGAACACTTATTGTTGCCAAACCTTGTTCTTCAGACACGTGGTACAAAAATAATTTCACTGCTAATTGTTATTTTCCAAGTGAGTACGCTGTTGTATGGACATGACACGGTAGTTATTCTTCAAAAATTCCATGCCTAAATCCTTGTTTGTATATCAGGGATGGTGGAGTACTATGTTAACCAGCATTCTGTGGATAGATCATCAAGAGGACTTGGTGCAGCCTATACAGAGTAACTGTGCGGGCAGAACATCTAAAAGAAGGTATCACTACAGTACAATAGCATCCACGGCATGCCATCTGCCAGATTTACTATTTCATTGAACTGGTTGATTTCTTTAATGAAATCGGGTGCTGAGCTCCTTtattctaaaataaaataaaataaaattactaGATCATTCCAACATAGGTGTTGCCAATACAGCATAAAAGACATACATAAGAGCACTTAATATTCTGTTATGTATTGAATATAACGGTACATTCTTCTAATTAAAATGAAAGGAAAGCAAGTGACTGCTTTGCAAGATGGGGTTTAGCACATTGTCAAATTTTGCAAGGCAATTTATATGTCAACCATCCGGATAGTATAACTAAATTTGTTTGTGGCACATCCAGtttctttctttggttttCTGTAAAATAGGATTTTATTCTGTTTCGTGCAAGCACAAGCAAAAACATCTGCAGTCAAGAGTTTACCGACCTCAATTTGGGCATACATCGGGCTGCCAGTTGCAGGAATTGACAGGTTGTATGATTCATCCACCCCGAATTTGAGCTGCAGTAAGATCAATGAGGAAAACACACAACAcaccaaaaagaagaagcgtCAGAAGCAACCCTGCAGCTCATCAAGCATACCTCGTCATCCGGGGAATGGACAACTACATTAACACCGGTGAGCACAGGAAGCCTGTCGTAACTGCCAACGATAGCATGGTCCATCTGGATGACTGACACTATCCTCTGGAAGGCTTCTACCAGGATAGTCTTCCCGTCGGCGTACTTGCTCCCGACCGCCGACATCTTGAGGTCCTTGGCGACGTAGAGTGCCTTGTCCCCACTGCTGACCGACGCCGGCATTGGCCACAGATCGACGCGCCCACCGCCAGCAGCGGTGGCGCAGCCGATCACGGGGAGCAGCAGGATAAGCCTCATCGCCATCGCCATGTCGGCGAGCGAGCTAACCTGCAGAGCGGAGCTGCACGGTACGCAGGTATGTCACTTTGTCTGCAGAACCcacatatgtatgtatgtatatctCGGCGGAGCGAGGGATGGCATATTGGCATGTGGGTGGTTTCCTGGCTCGGTCAGTTATTTTTAGGAATCTACGGTGACCTTTGATGAAAGCAAGAAGAGTATGGGTTGCGACGTTGTGTACGGACTACCAAATGCTAATACAAACATTATTAATTTAGGTGATGATGTATCTCGAGATTGTGTACACTTAATGCTCTTGCAGATGGCAAGAACATCCCGAGATATTTAGTCGTTCAATTATAGTCTGACTTATCATAGAGGATCTATACGAAGCACTGTTTGAGAAGGGAGATTATATTATGTGGTACGATGTACTAAAAGTCTGACTTAAGTATTTAGGAATATAGCTGGCCAACGGGCCGTGCCGGGAAGGGAGATTATATTATGTGGTACGATGTACTAAAAGTCTGACTTAAGTATTTAGGAATATAGCTGGCCAACGGGCCGGCCCGGGCCCGGCACGGCCCGTTTATAGGTGGGCCTCACAGCCCCGTTCCGGCAAAACCCCAGCCCAGGCACGGCACACGAGCCCGATCGGGCCAGGCCGGGCCCGTTTAGCATGGTGGGCCTCACAGTTGGCAGCGGTCCAGTTGCAGCACAGTTAATTTTTTCCGACCAAATAAGCATACAAGAAGGCCGCACACTAGTATTAGTCACAAAACATCACGTGGTCAAGTGGCTCTAGTGAGGTGGAGATCCATGTTCGAGTCTATCCCTCTGCAAATATTTTGTGTGTCATGATTTCCCTCTCGTGGGCtgtaaaaaatataaaaaaaatgttaaacGGGCCGTGCGTGCCAGCCCGCGGGCTTGAGGCTGAGGCCCAGGCACGGCCCAAGACGGGTCACGGGCCGGCACGGCCCGTTTATAATCATGCCGGGCCGAGCCCGTAATGGGCCTGGCATGGCGGGCTCGCGAGCTTTTTCAAAAAGTCCGGCCCGTTGGCCAGCTATATTTAGgtacggaggaagtacatgaaGCAGTGTTtgaagggggaggatcgtgTTGCTAAAGATCAGTCGGTACCCTCAAAAAAACtttgatacttcctccgattcatattgtctcaaatttgctcaaatatggatgtagcGGAGTGAGCAGTTCATTTAGTGGTATATCATAAGAATCGTTTGATTCCCTGAGCACCTGATGCATGCAGTGCACGCGTACTACTCTATCCATGTGCTAGCTGCACCGATCGGTGTATGATTCCCCGTTATTAAGAAAGTCTAAGGATAGTACTAAGACGAGCTGGAACTGATTCTCTACGATCTGCACACCCGTCTTAAACTCGTAAATTATGTTAAAACGTGCTGGAGCCTGCATTGACCTTGCTACTAGTGGGACTCGTATCTTCAGGGCCTAAACTGGCAAGTTGCTCTTTGTGCAAGCAATACAATGTTAGGGATTAATTCCATGATTACCTCCTGTTCGAGGCATCCACGACCTGAAAGTGGGCGTTAGTAAACCGGATTTGGACAGCAAAGAAGATTATATCAACGCATGCAGTGCTGGCTTAGGCAGAGTAGCCATAAATTAATAAGAGCACTGCCTGAACGCGGCGATTAGATCGAGTAGCTAGATGGATGGCCTGAAAGAGCGGTATTCACGTTGCCATTAGCTAGTTCGATCTTCAAGGTCAAGGGTATCCACATTCATTCAGTACAGATGCCATTCTTGGAGATCTGCTACAGATTACGGTTTGCTTGATCCTGAGCTAATCAAATTCATGGCCCAAAACGTTCTTGGATGTGCTTATCAAGTAAATAATACCCCCCATTTCcctcaaataaaaaataatacccCCCCATCTTTTCCTAACAAACCGAGCATAATACCTTCAACAAAAACTAATACAAAAGGATGTTCACTAGTTGAAAAATTCATgaatgaaaaaatatatctaaGAGGTGTTGCAATGAATTttaataagaaaaatataggGGTTCCTTGGCCAtctagaaaaagaaacaataaaTATTGCgaagacaaaaaaagaaaactaaaaaatGGTACTCCTTTCCGACACATAatgcgacacttattatgaattggAGAGAGTATGTAACAATTTTTAGCTTaccctttttctttgtttttttagaagcaTCTGGCTGCtttattgaatcaataaaCAAAGTAACGAGTACAACGGATCGAAAACAGACAGAACAAACCGACAACAAAGATCCCTaatgaaactaaaagttaCATCAAGGTTCTTTGAAGAAACAATCTCTAGAGCCGTCATCTGTATCTTGAAATTTCTCCATGTTGATGGTGATGAAATTGTAGAAGATCAAACATGCACAAACTGGACTAACATCATAGGTTTTAAATAGCCACGTTAGTCGCTCACCGCAACCGATGAGAACTTAAGATCGTTGAATGGACTTTGGTCGGGAACACACCCCTTGCAAGACAGGTTGTCGAACTGCTGATTCATCGCCGAACTGACgaggaaaaagaacaaaataacaaaaaaacaaaccgcGAGATCCACTAGCTCCATGGAGTAGATCATGTTGACTACGCCAGAAAGAGGATGGAGCCGGGAGACCATTATTCCATACGacgtcgcctcctccgccaggACGCCATCGTGAGGACACAAAACCTCACAAAGAAGATAGACAAACGACTGCAAAATGTTGATCTATGGTTCCCCTCGTCACTTGATGCCGAATCCACGATCGAAGACGAGGGGAACCGAAAGAAAGTCGCTGCTTTGACGGCTCTTGGCTTTCACAAAGCTGCTTTTTTCAAGAGGCAAAGTTGCTTCCCTTCTGAAAAAAGCTCCAAACCAGCCCCCCACCCAACGTAATATAAGTCCCAAAAAGAGCCTACAGAAAGCCCACTTGTAGTCTTTGCAATCAATCAGCCCAAtagaaaccaaagaaagacAAGAAGACACGCCAGTTTCTGGACGCGCAGATCGGATGGCTTTTTAAATCCAATGGTCGATAAAACTGTCTTATTTCAGATATTTcacgtcaattagaaaagacaacaaaatatgttgtaCAATGAGTTATGTCTTAGTGTTCtatcttagaattaatgtttagatgaataaaattaactaaataaatgctaagaaaaggtgaaatctagtacgATGATAAATTTGCcttatctttgccttatcattcttgtgaagaaattatctcttaattaagaaaagGCTTGTGACTTTTcttcgtttctctctctttcacaTCAAATTTTATCCTATGTGTCATCGCTAAGAGAAGACTGAGTTCATCATATTGTACATGTCCTGAAATCGTTAGTCACCTCTCCGCGACTCTCTCTGATTTCTCCTCTCTCGCACGAGCTACTCCGCCGCTTCCTGAGCAAATCGAGCGGTGGCCTCGTcttctgctccctccgttcctctAAAGAGGTCATCTTAGCTTTTTAAATCTGTTTCGGTTTACCTGGCGCTGAGACTTTTTTGGCCTAAATCTGATTTGAGTCACCTTTTTTTCGAGAGAGCATTAATTTTCGCCCACCTAGCCTCCTAATTTCCTGGAGGCCCAGCAACAGCATGCCAGCAATGGACAGCCCAGCAAAGAAAAAATACCATTTTGGGAGGCAGTGCCGCGGCGGCTTCCAACTGTCCTAaaattttgcatttttgtGTGTAGTTGTTTCGCACGCCCAGGGAACACGGCGACACGGTTATTgtctttttattttactagCAGAAATGTCCGTACGTTGATACGGACAACAAAACACATCACATGTTCAAAAAGTTACTACTAACAAATTACAGATGCTACAAGACTTTTGTATTGTTGCTACGAAAAACTAGGACTATATATTTCACGGCTTTATGATTCAGCGTCCAAACTAATTGGTGTTTGCCAACTCAGACCGGACACAATACTCGATACCTTTATCCCGAATCTAAAAAACCTGAACCCGAAAAATCGGAAGGCCTAAACCCAAAGAGAATTTTCGGGTGCCAACTCTAAAAACCCGATTTACTTCGGACAATCCGGTTTCAGTTTCCTGTACCCGAATAGCCTGATTTAGTTAAACGTACATGGCAGCCCGGTTTAGAATTTTGGCCCACCAAGCTCAACTTCACAACTAATCTAACCCACTTTCGTATCCCTTACTCGTCTCCCTCACAACGCACGACACGGAGACCCGACGGGACGATCTCCAAGTAGACCTCGTCCCTGCCATGGCGCGCTGCCCTCTCTCCCCCCGTACTACCCTCCTCTAGCCGGTGCAACGTCAGTGATCTGCGACTCCCCTCGCTGCCCTCCCCGCTCCCCGATTTGTCCAGCCCTACCGGCGGCCGCCG includes:
- the LOC100839540 gene encoding beta-hexosaminidase 3 codes for the protein MAMAMRLILLLPVIGCATAAGGGRVDLWPMPASVSSGDKALYVAKDLKMSAVGSKYADGKTILVEAFQRIVSVIQMDHAIVGSYDRLPVLTGVNVVVHSPDDELKFGVDESYNLSIPATGSPMYAQIEAQTVFGALHALETISQLCYFDFVLSITRLDSAPWTIMDMPRFPYRGLLIDTARHYLPVPVIKSVIDSMTYSKLNVLHWHIVDEQSFPIEIHSYPELSNGAYSYSEKYTISDALDIVQYAEKRGVNVLAEIDIPGHARSWGVGYPSLWPSASCQQPLDVSNDFTFKVIDGILSDFSKVFKFKFVHLGGDEVDTSCWATTPHIKSWLVQHGMNESDAYRYFVVRAQKIAISHGYDIINWEETFNNFGDKLDRKTVVHNWLGRGVAEKAVSAGLRCIVSNADKWYLDHLDATWEGFYMNEPLANIYNPEQQKLILGGEVCMWGERIDASDIQQTIWPRAAAAAERLWTPVEKLAKNVTTVTARLARFRCLLNERGVAAAPLAGYGRAAPLEPGSCMRQ